The segment aggtgagctgttaccagcaggagagcggggggataaagccttttgtagtgataatcaaggtgggccatttccagcagttgacaagaatgtctgaagaacagtggggggtgaggggggaaataaacatggggaaatagtttcactttgtgtaatgtttcagagtaacagcagtgttagtctgtatttgcaaaaagaaaaggagtacttgtggcaccttagagactaaccaatttatttgagcatgagctttcgtgagctacagctcacttcatcggatgcatactgtggaaactgcagaagacattatatacacagagaccatgaaacaatacctcctcccaccccactctcctgctggtaatagcttatctaaagtgatcatcaagttgggccatttccagcacaaatccaggttttctcaccctccgccccccccacacaaactcactctcctgctggtaatagcccatccaaagtgaccactctcttcacaatgtgtatgataatcaaggtgggccatttccagcacaaatccaggttctctcaccccctcaccccttcccaaaaaacacacacacacaaactcattctcctgctggtaatagcttatccaaagtgaccactctccccacaatgtgcatgacaatcaaggtgggccatttccagcataaatccaagtttaaccagaacgtcggggggggggggggtaggaaaaaacaaggggaaataggctatttccccttgttttttcctacccccgccccccagacgttctggttaaacttggatttatgctggaaatggcccaccttgattgtcatgcacattgtggggagagtggtcagtttggatgagctattgccagcaggagagtgagtttgtgtgggggggggggggcggggggggggtgagaaaacctggatttgtgctggaaatggcccaccttgattatcatgcacattgtagggagagtggtcaccttggataagctattaccagcaggagagtgagtttgtgtgtgtgtgttttttgggaaggggggggggtgagaaaacctgtatttgtgctggaaatggcccaccttgattttcatgcacgttgtaaggagagtggtcactttggataggctattaccagcaggagagtgagtctgtgtgtgtggtttttggagggggggtgagggggtgagagaacctggatttgtgctggaaatggcccaccttgattatcatacacattgtgaagagagtggtcactttggatgggctgttaccagcaggagagtgagtttgtgtgtggggtggcggagggtgagaaaacctggatttgtgctggaaatggcccaacttgatgatcactttagataagctattaccagcaggagagtggggtgggaggaggtattgtttcatggtctctgtgtatataatgtcttctgcagtttccacagtatgcatccgatgaagtgagctgtagctcacgaaagctcatgctcaaataaattggttagtctctaaggtgccacaagtactccttttcactttgtgtaatgacccctccactcccagtctctattcaagcctaagttaattgtatccagtttgcaaattaattccaattcagcagtctcttgttggagtctgtttttgaagttcttttgttgaagaattgccacttttaggtctgtagcgagtgaccaaagagattgaagagttctccgactggtttttgaatattataattcttgatatctgatttttgtccatttattcttttacatagagactgtccaatttgaccaatgtacatggcagaggagcattgctggcacatgatgacatatatcacattggtagatgtgcagatgaatgagcctctgatagtgtggctgatgtgattaggccgtAAGATGGTgtccctgaacagatatgtggactcagttggcaacgggctttgttgcaaggataggttcctgggttagtggttctggtgtgtggttgctggtgagtatttgcttcaggttggggggctgtctgtaagcaaggactggcctatctcccaagatctgtgagagtgatgggtcgtccttcaggataggttgtagatccttgatgatgcgttggagaggttttagttgggggctgaaggtgatggctagtggtgttctgttattttctttgttgggcctgtcctttagtaggtgacttctggctctgtcaatctgtttcttcacttcagcaggtattgtagttgtaagaatgcttgatagagatcttgtaggtgtttgtctctgtctgaggggttggagttctgtggtgacctagaatcctattttcgacgacTCCGACTCAACGAATATTTCCCATCCACCTCTGAACAATATACTAActcacagagaccttcctaccaagactacaaaaagaaggattctgggtggactcctcctgaaggtcgaaacaacagactggacttctacatagagtgcttccgccgacgtgcacgggctgaaatggggaaaagcagcatcacgtgccccataacctcagtcatgcagaacacaatgccatccacaccctcagaaacaactctgacatcataatcaaaaaggctgacaaaggaggtgctgtcgtcattatgaataggtcggaatatgaacaagaggctgctaggcagttctccaacaccactttctacaagccattaccctctgatcccactgaggattaccaaaacaaactacaccatttgctcaagaaactccctgaaaaagcacaagaacaaatccgcacagacacacccctggaaccccgacctggggtattctgtctcctacccaagatccataaacctggaaatcctggatgccccatcacctCAGACATTGACACCCTGACaccaggattgtctggctatgtagactccctcctcaggccctatggtaccagcacttccagctatcctcgagacaccactgacttcctgaggaaactacaatccattggtgatcttcctgaaaacaccatcctcgccactatggatgtagaagccctctacaccaacattccacacaaagatggactacaagccatcaggaccagtatccccgataatgtcacggcaaacctggtgggtgaattttgtgactttctcctcacccataactgtttcagatttggggacaatgtataccttcaaatcagcggcactgctatgggtacccgcatggcctcacagtatgccaacatttttcggttattttctggtctggaaagtaaatcccttgctgcagctgttcatacagaccagcgTTCCTGAAAATGAGAGCATCAtttacctttcccagccatcccacgttgacgttggtgaaacgtcccttgtgatccaccagtgcttgcagcaccattgaaaagtacccctttcggtttatgtactggctgccttggtgctccggtgccaagatagggatatgggttccgtctaccaccccaccacagttagggaatcccattgcagcaaagccatccactatgacatgcacatttcccagagtcactacccttgatagcagcagctcagagattgcattggctacttggatcacagcagcccccacagtagatttgctcactcccAATTGATTCCCGACTTActagtagctgtctggcattgcaagcttctagAGGGCTATCGCTACTCGCTTGTGaattgtgagggctgctctcatcttggtattcttgcgcttcagggcaggggaaagcaagtcaccaagttctatgaaagtgcccttacgcatgcgaaagtttcgcagccactgagaatcatcccagacctgcaaccctatgcggtcccaccagtctgtgctttaatcacaggcccagaatcggcgttccatggaaTGAGCCTgctccattgccaccaggatggccaaattgccggggctcgtgctttgagagaagtctgtgtccatgtcctcatcgctcttgtcaccgcgcttccatcgcctcctcgcctgcttttgcaggttctggttctgcatatactgcatgataatgcgtgaggtgtttaaaATGCTCATAACTGCAGCGGTGAGTGGAGCGGGCtctatgcttgccgtggtatggcgtctgcaggagcgCAGAGTGACAGTGGAAGCGGTCGTTCAGTGACAATGGTTTCTAGACCTACTGCACAGTCtactgccaggacacaacagctgagcgggctgtaCGCTTGCCATGTTATGGCAaggcaagagcaggagagcagagttgcagcggaagcaggagcccatgagagacaacatggagaaatttgctattcaGACAagagcaggaaagcagagttgcagcggaagcggtggttcgatgacgacagttagcagtcctactgcaccgtctgctgaaggCAGTTTGGcgcctgcatggaaaaaaggcatgaaacgattgtctgccattgctttcacggagggaggggcgactgacgatatgtacccaaaaccacctgtgacaatgtttttgccccatcaggcattgggagctcaacccagaattccaatgggcggcggagaccgcaggaactgtgggatagccacccacagtgcaacgctccgaaagtcgacgctaaccacggtagtgaggacacactcggCTGACTtgatgcgcttagtggggacgtccacaattgactgtataaaatcgctttctaaaaatcgactactacaaattcgacctaatttcgtagtgcagGCATACCCTTAGAGCCCAACTGCAACCGACCCCCAAGTGCCGCTCCCCGCTGGGAACCAGGCTCCCCTTTCCGGAGCGAGTGCCGAACCCCGCCCGGCGAGCATCAATCTCCGCGTGCAGGGCACTGTCCCGGGAGGGGGGGGCGGCTCACACGGTCGGGGGAGCGCAGGCAGCGCTGCGCGTGATACGCTGCTGACAGCCCCGTCCACGAGGCGGGCCTCGCCCCACACCGCGGGAACCCAGGAGCGGGACCCCCGAGACGCACCGCAGCTTGTAagggggcagcagccccaggccctgtcAACGCAGAGCAGCACCACTCGCCCACGGTACCGCGACCGCGGGCAGCAAGCAcagagccccgccccttcctcgccggtacctgctgcagctccctgcACCGCTTCCGCAGCGTCAGCCAACCCCTTCCTCCGGAGCCAGTGCGGGAGCGCCTCGCCCCTCACTTCCGCTTCCGGTGAGTCATCCAAACCCTTCCTCCGGAGCCCGCGCGGGGAACGAGACACCGAGCGGGAGCGCCTCGCCTTCACTTCCGCTTCCGGTGAGTCATCCAAACCCTTCCTCCGGAACCGGTGCCGGAAGGAGGGCGCCTAGCGGGCAGCGCGTCACTTTTGCCTTCCGCCCCTGCTGCGAGGGGCCCTCGCTTGGGGCCCGGTGAGTAGCGGGGAGCCGGGCGCGCAGCCCCGGCCTAGGCCCTTCGGGGTCGCGAGCCCCCGCTGCGCGCGGGTTCCGGGACCGTCTCAGCCCGTGCCGCCCCCCCCCATCGCTTCGCCTGCCCGGCAGTTGCCCCGGTGCTGGAACAAGGACACCGCCGAGCTCGTGTCCTGGGACCCAGCCGCTCGCCCCGCTCTGAGCCCGGGGACGCGCCGCAGGAGATGTCAGATCCGCCCCTAGGCACCGCGATTACAGCCTGTGTCTGGTCCCCGCTCGCCGTGTGaacggccccgcccccggccgctGCCTGACATGGGGGGTGGGCGGAGGGGTCCGCCCACAGGCTTGCAGGGTCCTGTCAGGGCTGctgaaatggggggtggggggcaggactggTATTTCCCTCTCAGCTCTTGCAATAGCAGGTAATCGCTTCTCACTCAGAAATGcggtttttaaatttattttgttctttttttattctaCCCCCATcactttatttcatttattttattttttaaaaaactgattttcttttcttttttttccctttgggcatTTGTATTTGGCTTTTGAATGATACAGGTGTTTATAAACATTTGTGTGAAGCAAGAAGAGGCAAGATGACAGCTACAAGTAATGAATTTGTTTGCTTATGTCTCCTTGGTGCTGggtctctctgtctctgcttcctCTCTGGAAAAAGGATACTCCAAAGTCAGGGCAGATCAaggctctgagatcgatccatcggcggtcgatttagcaggtctagtaaagacccgccaaatcgactgcagattgctctccaaTCGACCCCTTACTCTACTCCCGACAAGAATTTCTCCTGTCAACCTCCCGCGGTATAGACCTCGcagtaacttgacctaaggtatGTCAACtctagctatgttattcacgtagctggagttgcatagcgtaggtcgacttaccgtggtaCCGTAGACATAACCTTATAAGTTCACTGTGTTCCCTTTGACTCTTTGAAAGTATCAAAAGGAGAACAGCAAGCTGTTGGGGCTGAAATCGAATCTGTAGAACAAACAACATACGCTCCATGTATATATGACTTCTAAGGCCCCCAAGGAAAATCCTGATGCAGCcatgggccttgtctacactacggggggagattgatctaagttacgcaatctcagctatgtgaataacatagcggaagccgacatacttagatctacttactgtggggtccacactatgcaatGTCAACTGGAGACGTTCCACGTCGATTTCCCTTGCGCTTCTCCTtcggaggtggagtacaggagtagaTGGGAGAGCGATCagcggttgatttagcaggtcttcactagactgctaaatcgaccaccaatGCATTGATCACCACCTGTTGAAACACCCTGCtccatttcctcctctcccttccccccccccccccagtgtagacaagcccttagctatGGATTCACCATTGGTGCTTCGTTAAGGAGATATTCCCATTGTCCAGGACTCCTGATATTTAAACACAAAGTTTCTAATGTGGAGTGCAGGGTTCTTGTGCTTCTGTGTTAGATTCACATGCACAGAATGCTGCCTCCCTCAGGTGCCTCTTCCTGGGCTTCTGCTTGAGAGTTACACACCTGGAATGTCCTCCTTTCAGAGAAGTTCTGAGTATAATGAAAACATATCTTTAGTGCATGTGATAAACTTAATGGAGCAGAATCAAAAGTGTGTCTTTCTTCCTACAAGTTCTCCATTGTCTCTTATTGTGACCTGAAGATGATGATATTGTCTTACTGTGTTAATGGCATCTTTTAGCAAGTAAAAGTGGGCAGGATGCCCTTCATGTTGCTGGAGCTCTTGGGGTTGAATATTGTTACAGGAGGCTTGTGCTATATGTGGCTGAGCACTAAGCACCACCATTCTAGGAGCAAGACAGCAGGACAGGAAATAGTACTCTGAGTTTCTCACCTAGCTGTGCAGACCTATTAGACCAGTATACCAGATACTTCAGTCAATGCATGATTTCACCTCTGTGTTCTTCTGTTCACAGGTAATTGTAACATCAGATACATAACTGATAGAGACATCCACTCTCTCCCCCTTTGTAATGTTATATTAAAGTTGCTGTCATGAAAACAGAATATTGATCATGTACTTTTTAGGAGCAGAACCTTATTTGATAGAATTTAAGGGTGGGATGCTAAAAAGTGCAAAGTGTTGGCCTCACTCTGTTCCTATTGAAGTAACTGAGAGCTGTACACTGATATCAATAGGAgcagttaggccaacactgagtgttTTAGAAAATCGTACCCTAAATAATTTCAGAAATGAATCCCATGTGGTCACAGAAACTGCTCTTGCTCTTTTCAGCTCTTGTCTCTCACTTAAGCTCTtccttgctgtgtgtgtgtgtgtaggcatAAATTCTTATATCGCGTCCCAAATGCATCCTTGTGATCAGGACTATTTTGTACTTTCTTTTGATTCATACAAGGGAGAGCCTACAGAAATTTGGTGACAGAATGTAAACACTGGGGACCAGCAGCAGAAATTCTTTAGCTTTGTCAGTTAAGGAGTTTCTGAGTTAAGTGTCTGTCCCATCGGTCTGCATCTCAGCGGCCGGCACGTACAGTTCCTAGTAATATAACAGGGAGAATATCCACTTTATTTATAAATGCTTAGTAGCCATCAACTGTGGGAGGTCGAAACAGACTGAACAAACATCTTGGTGacgttgtgttttattttgttttctgactCTGACTTTTTGTTTTCTGACTTCAAGAACTAAAGATGAGTAAGAACAAGGACGACGCTCCCCATGAGCTGGAAAGCCAGTTTATTCTGCGGCTGCCTCCGGTAAGAGACCCTTAGATCTGGGCCAGACTAATGAGGACAAAGTGGGAGGAGCATTCCCACACAAGACTACCATCGCTCTGCAAAAATCGCCAAGTTCCCAAGGCACCCATCCAGTCCAGCCCCAGTTTGGAAGGTGTAGAGCAGCAACTCAGGGTAGAAAGGGTTTAAAGAGATGGGTGAAAGCAATAGGAATTCTACAGACCCTGTCTGAAATATTGAGGCAGATGGGCTATTTTTACTGAACCCTGCCTGTTTGTAATGTAGCTATCTTAAATGATCCCTCATAAACCAGCCTTCTACCCATTCCTGTTCATGACTATGCCTGTGAGATGCATCCGGGTGCACTGCTGCTTGGAGAAACTATGGTGTTGTGAAGCAGATCAAGGCCAAGCATTTACAAGTGATAGTTCAGTTGGTCCTCGTTGCCAGTGATCAGTTCTATCATTCACTTTTGGTGCAGTTAATCTCATTCAATAAATGCTTAATCTGGGAAGAAGCTTCTTCAAATAACACGCTGATGAGGCATCTCCCCTTGACCCTGATGGAGCCCCTCTGGTTATCCACAAGGGCATTGTAGAGGAGCTCTAAGAGTGGGCATCTGAGTTCTGCTGAAAGGGTCTGTCACACACCATAAATAAAATAGACATGAGCAGTTCATAAAAACATGGGGTAGCATAAAAAGAAGGGACCTTAAACCAGCGATAGAATCTTTCCCAAGTTACATTAGGTTGCTAGTTGTGAGGTACATTGGGAATAGCAGAGCCATGAGGTTAATGCACACTTCTAGGAGAAATGCTGCTTTCTTCCTGTGTTTAATGGTGCTTTTCAGTGGGTTTCTGTGTTTAGATGAAAGTACTGATTAAAATTGGGTTTGAAAGCAGATTATCTCTTTAGCCATTCTATCAGGTAACACACATAGGTCTAGTCCTGTCTCATTCAACTGCTTTTTCTCAGGAATATGCCTCCACTGTGAGGAGGGCAGTACAATCTGGAAGTGTCAACCTGAAGGATAGACTTACTATCGAATTACACCGTGAGTAAGCCAAGATCAGCTGCCTTTAATCTCTCAGCTCAGGAGGGAGTACTGTAGGCTTTGAAAGAGTGTGACTTGACTTGCAGAGCCCAGAGTGGGAAGAGATATCAGGGCTTCCCTGGGGATCATGCAGACATGTTGAGAAGGGTGCACTGAGCAATGTGGGTGTCTGATTTCTGGTGAAAATGTGCCTAGCATCTAACCAAGAACCAGAGGAGAAGTTCATCTTAGTGAAGTAGATGAAAGCTGCATACTCCCCAACTGGACAAGCTTCACATCCTGTGAAAACCTGCTTGGCCAACAGCCTCAATAAAGAGGGTATACATAGACCAGCTCTTCTTTAATGTGATTGGCCTGAGCTGCCTTTCTCTTTTCTCTGCACCTCACTTAATGGGCATCTCACTGTTTGCCAGAGATTGTGATGTGAATATTTGTGTTTCTGAAAGTAAAATACTATGGATTCATGCAGTGTACTAATCACATGGGTAGAGCCATCTTACCAACACGGGCATAAGTCACTGGCCCTGGAGGAAATCCCAAGAATCTTCTTTCTACCTCAACTCCatcagcaaattcccagtcctgCCCTGGAGGATTCAAAGGCAAGAAAGCTCTGCCTCTAGCTGTTAGTAGAGCCATAGCTATAGAGCATACCCCACtgttccttcctctccttcaaagGTATTTTCTGTGAGTCTGTCTGTAGTTATCTTGCTGCTAAGAGCATCATAGATTTCACAGGAAAATGCCAGACAGTTCTGTGCACCTCCAGTTCACTCAGGAGTTTTAAAGTGTTTGGCCCAGGAATGCAGCATAAGGGGTTAGCCATTTACTGGGTTGGCCACTGCATTAATTTGTCCCTTGGTTTTTTCTGCAGCGGATGGGCGTCATGGGATTGTCCGTGTAGATCGCGTCCCATTAGCTGCCAAGCTGGTGGACCTGCCCTGCATCACCGAGAGCTTAAAAACCATAgataagaaaacattctataagACAGCGGATATTTGTCAGGTATGGGCTGCCCATTATATTTATTCTGGTGTCCTGTGCTTGCTCCCTTCAGACAAAGTCTGACCCATTACATTATGGCAGTGCAACTTATGGTACCCCACTGCTAATTTCCACATCCTCAGAATGTGAGTGGAGCAGCTGTGGTGTAAAATGTCCCACCGCAGCATAGTAGTTGGCAATTGCTTTCCTGACTTCTGCACCCTTCTAACTGAAGAGGAGGTTGGTCATAAACTGATCCATCCAGAAAAGGTGGTTTTGTCAGCTATGCCAGTGAATCCCAGAAGCTGATTACATGCTGCAGGGAGTAGCATTTTCTTGTACATGTTGTAAATATACCAGCCTTTAATTTAATTGAGTAGCTCTGCTCTCACATTATAATCAGCTCCTTTGTGTTCTGGGCTTCAGATGCTTGTGTGTACTGTGGACGGTGATCTCTATCCTCCTCTGGAAGAGCCAACTGTGAGTACTGACCCCAAGGCAAACAAGAAAAAGGACAAGGACAGAGAGAAGAAATTCATCTGGAACCATGGCAGTGAGTAGAGTACAGGGTGCTTTACCTATCTTACGCTGGCCTGACCCCTGGGTCCCACGGCTCACCGCCCCCCGGCCTGCTCCTCCATCCTGGACAACACAGGGGTAGTCTACCAGGGCTCCTCGCTCAGCTGTATAGTTGAGAACCTTGCCCTCAGCCCACCAAAATGCTTCTGGATCTCTCACATCCTGAAGTGGGAGTTTCCTGTACTCAGATGCAGTGAGTCTGTCATGCATGAGACTTTCCCCTGAGATCACATGCCTGACACAAAGCCTGTTTCCTTTGTTCCAGTTACTCTTCCTCTGAAGAATGTAAGGAAGAGGCGGTTCAGGAAAACAGCTAAGAAGAAGGTGAGTTGCATCTCCTCATCCATGGTGGCACCTATGGTGTCAGAGGAATGATGCCCAAAGGTGGGGGACAGCAGAAGACATTAGTACTGTGCCTAGGTGGGTCAGGTGCTTAACAATCTGTCTTTGCACTATGAATTCTTATAACATGGGCTTTATTAACTTTGCTTCATTAACTTTGCTTCACACCTCACTCGGATGGAGCATGGGGGAAGGCAGCTAggacattttaacattttcttgGCAATCTCCTGGCTGAATTTTGAAAGATGTCCTGGGGTGGGGAAATCTCACTGTGCAGGAGTGGATCAATTCTGTGTGTCCATTTTGTATACAGTGTGTCTCTCCTTCTGAATTACTAGAAATATCTGCATGGACACAAGAGTGTTtatctgctcctcctctttcctcacCTGAAATCCCAGTCCTCTGGGTGGGGCCCAAACATTTTCAGAGCAACCAGCTACAATGCAGCACCCAGAAAATCATGACTTCAGAAGGGAAGTAGGAGCAGACGAACCCTTCCAATCCTGTCTTTGTGCAGAAGCCCCCAGTAATGGAGGGGAAATGAAGGCTATACTAAGTGGCTGCCCATTGTGGTACAGACTGGGAGAATTAGTTGCTCTCTGCTTTCCACTTCACTTTGACACAATGGAGCAATATTTCAATGTAACATTAAGTCTGAGACTTTCCCCTAGGAGAAGTGCAGCAGCACTTGCCAGTGTTCCCAACAAATTTAATAATCATAAAAAGTGAAACCTTGTTGTGATTCAGCAGTTGACTTTCAAACCTGGGGGTGTAATGAGGAGGCCTTTTACTGAGGATTCATAAATGAATTCAGCCTTGGGGAGTTCTTATATGCCATACAGTCAGGCTGGCTTTTATTCAGAGGTGGTGTTGGGAGTGTGAGAATGGAGCCGAAGTCAGGGCAGTGAGACGATTCAGCTCATCCAGGAGCTTTGAGGCAAAGGTGAGGAAGATGGAACACTGTCCTGAAAGGCAGGTAGTGGCACGGGAGAGTCTTCCGGTGGGATGAGTGAGCTCAAAGTCTAAAGTAAAAGAGTAAGATAAAAGAGCCTTAAAATAAGGggctgggatggggtgtgggaggcggcCAACAGCCAAGATATCTCTGAATTGGAGAACTGTCTGTCCAGGGGTGTTTAACACTgtctcttctctctttcccctctctggCCCAGTACATTGAGTCTCCAGACGTGGAAAGGAGGTGAAGCGTCTGCTGAGTACAGATGCTGAAGCTGTCAGTGTCCGTATCCTTTCTTCTGATTAACTCTGCAGAGCAGGAGACTGGCTGAGGGAGGCTCAGAGGAGAGAGAAGTTAAGTTAATCTCACAATACACATGGGTAGCAGCAGGCAGGACATGAGCATGTGACAGA is part of the Chelonia mydas isolate rCheMyd1 chromosome 9, rCheMyd1.pri.v2, whole genome shotgun sequence genome and harbors:
- the TAF7L gene encoding LOW QUALITY PROTEIN: transcription initiation factor TFIID subunit 7-like (The sequence of the model RefSeq protein was modified relative to this genomic sequence to represent the inferred CDS: inserted 1 base in 1 codon; deleted 3 bases in 2 codons) encodes the protein MTATKLKMSKNKDDAPHELESQFILRLPPEYASTVRRAVQSGSVNLKDRLTIELHPDGRHGIVRVDRVPLAAKLVDLPCITESLKTIDKKTFYKTADICQMLVCTVDGDLYPPLEEPTVSTDPKANKKKDKDREKKFIWNHGITLPLKNVRKRRFRKTAKKKYIESPDVXKEVKRLLSTDAEAVSVRWEVIAEDETKEADNHGSLTGLDISSPGMSGHKQGHGSSEHDELREIFNDISSSSEDEDERDHHDDEDLNIMDTEEDLERNLQDKLNESDGSSRRNEGTNQIGGAVLGSGGLVHGIQKQIDNLKGKLQETQERRKRQEDLIMKVENLALKTRLQAVLDEFKQQEDREKQQLTSLQEQLESLMEK